The Arachis hypogaea cultivar Tifrunner chromosome 19, arahy.Tifrunner.gnm2.J5K5, whole genome shotgun sequence genome has a window encoding:
- the LOC112779868 gene encoding uncharacterized protein — protein MKYHRAPCRCCRTDSFEKRECHEPGTTRGRRGVVEPSRSVARHHRHLTAIAIETERRRSSCRNLGVRPVIEEDRDEGGAVNTPWWLPSPLPRFLWSKSPLMEKTPLRSRASISRQSRRSYYGCCYLAATEGPSPPIHAAAEDELCLLLLPIRFKSFVLLQPSSLP, from the exons ATGAAGTACCATCGTGCTCCTTGCCGCTGCTGTCGAACAGACTCGTTCGAGAAGAGAGAGTGCCATGAGCCAGGGACGACGCGAGGAAGAAGAGGAGTCGTCGAACCCAGCCGCAGTGTAGCTCGCCATCACCGGCATCTCACCGCCATCGCTATAGAGACCGAACGTCGTCGATCTTCCTGCCGCAACCTTGGAGTCCGCCCCGTCATTGAGGAAGACAGAGATGAGGGAGGAGCTGTGAACACGCCGTGGTGGTTGCCGTCGCCACTGCCTAGGTTCCTGTGGTCCAAGTCGCCATTGATGGAGAAGACGCCACTGAGGAGCAGAGCCTCTATTTCGCGCCAGTCACGACGGAGCTACTACGGATGTTGCTATCTTGCTGCCACTGAAGGTCCATCGCCGCCAATCCACGCCGCTGCTGAAGATG AGTTGTGTTTGCTCTTGCTTCCTATTCGATTCAAATCCTTTGTCCTGTTGCAACCATCGTCGCTGCCTTAA